A single Vulcanisaeta distributa DSM 14429 DNA region contains:
- a CDS encoding retroviral-like aspartic protease family protein: MPIVRINYASPNALPADVLRINGPVIMIDVKPAGVVQSFAQSRGITLNNVRNVIALIDTGASITSIDKNVLNQLGYPPYGTVNSATASGQVTVPLYLVRLILFSNVPDVRARIVLDNVTVAAVDLSAQQYRALIGHDILRNILLIYDGVAGQITITY; this comes from the coding sequence ATGCCCATAGTTAGGATTAACTACGCATCACCGAACGCCTTGCCCGCCGATGTCCTTAGGATAAATGGGCCCGTAATAATGATTGACGTAAAACCAGCAGGTGTTGTTCAGAGCTTCGCCCAAAGCAGGGGTATAACCCTAAACAACGTTAGGAATGTAATTGCGTTGATTGATACCGGCGCCTCAATCACGTCAATTGACAAGAATGTACTGAACCAACTTGGTTATCCACCGTATGGCACGGTTAACTCAGCCACGGCGAGCGGTCAAGTAACAGTCCCACTGTACCTAGTTAGGCTCATACTATTCTCAAACGTACCGGACGTGAGGGCTAGGATAGTGCTTGACAACGTGACCGTCGCAGCCGTAGACCTATCAGCACAGCAATACAGGGCGTTGATAGGCCACGACATACTACGCAACATCCTCCTAATATACGACGGGGTAGCAGGCCAAATAACAATAACGTATTAA
- a CDS encoding DUF5678 domain-containing protein, which produces MRSHLSPGGHGQALLRSFEGIVFMSFFVSAPDWVVREYEAFKAKLPELLVRYRGKYVVVKDGEVQGVFDSLEEAYKHALERFGINGHFIIQRVEEEQPQHYSPTHALGLDIVQVP; this is translated from the coding sequence ATGAGGTCTCATCTCAGTCCAGGTGGGCATGGGCAGGCTTTATTAAGGAGTTTTGAGGGTATCGTCTTTATGTCCTTCTTCGTTAGTGCGCCTGATTGGGTTGTTAGGGAGTATGAGGCTTTTAAGGCTAAGTTGCCTGAGTTGCTGGTTAGGTATAGGGGTAAGTACGTGGTAGTGAAAGACGGCGAGGTGCAGGGTGTGTTTGATAGTCTTGAGGAAGCCTATAAACACGCGCTTGAGAGGTTTGGCATTAATGGGCACTTCATAATTCAGAGGGTTGAGGAGGAGCAACCACAGCACTACTCACCAACGCACGCGCTCGGATTAGATATAGTCCAGGTGCCGTGA